In the Plasmodium sp. gorilla clade G2 genome assembly, chromosome: 12 genome, TGTAATATCCTTTTATACttagataaaatattaacacatgaagaagaagaagaaaaagaggaagaaaaaaaaaataagaagaaagcaaatataagaaaaaaaaaaaaaacgactTCAAAAACAAATAGTAATTCAGatgattcatataattatgaatCAGAAAGTAACAAAAAAGATGATGATCATATATACTCAcaacatataaatgaaacGGATATGAAAATCattgaacatataaataaaaaacaacGTTTAAagcaaaataaaattttattaatgtgTAATACTAATTTAGGtgttgataatattttattaaaattaaaatttgattttaatttttatgattttgCTAGAataggaaatatatatgaaataaatttttttctcataaCGAACTTTATTACTCTCAATTTAAGAGAAGATAAAAGTGTTGATGAATTATCCAagtatttaaataatataagtacTAAAATAGATAATATGCAAAGTACaattcataataaaaaagaaacaaactCAGATAACATGAAAGTAgtcaataatgataatatgtatGTGAAAAATAATCATGAAAttgaaagaaataatattaatgataaaaaaaaaaatttatatcatataccTTCCTATATGAAAGAAGaacatatacaaaaaataaaaaatttcgATCAGTTAttaaacattttaaaaaaaaataaagaatttgttttaaaaaataaatataaaaacaaaagagTCATCGCAGGTACTTGTAGAAGTATACATCTGTTCGAGAAAATCAATACCATAagacataatataaattatctaATAGTTGATGAAGGCACACAAATTAATGAATTAACACTTTTAAAgttttttatgaaatatcctataaaaaaatttatttttataggtGATGTAAAACAATTAGGATTTGttttaaaaagtaaaaatgaTTTAAGTCGTAGTATGTTTTCAAGACTTAttgaaaatgaattatttattaaatattattttgtacaaaacgaaaaaaataaaaatttcaacatggatgataatataaaaaatgaaaatacaaacataaataataatcatttatatgatgaaaatataaaaagtcataataatattcatgaCTACACTAAAAATATCGATGATATCATAGATATTGTAAATAATCTAAATGATCAAGAATATTGtactttaaaatatttattatacgaAAAAATGTtcgatttatatatagaaaaaaaagaacacgATACACAAAGGCAAAATTGtaataattacaaaaaaCATACTccttatattaataaattaattattctAAATAAACAATACCGATGTCATCCATGTATTAGTGAAATATGTagctatttattttataataatcgTATTAAAAATGCAAAAAGTACCATGCAAATCAAAATAcattatcataaatataattcacACGTCAATCTAATATTAATTAGAAGcaattataaagaaatacTATATAAGtcttcatatattaatatcatgGAAGCAAGTATAATTATTAGAATATGTGAAAATATGAttgataatgatattaatccAGATGATATAGGTATCATCTCTTTATACAAATCACAATCCTcatatatcaaaaataaattaaacaaTTCAAAAAAAGCCAACCAATTAAAAAGAGTTAGAGTTAGTACAGTCGATTCGTTCCAAGgaatagaaaaagaaattattttgttttcatGCGTTATGTGCCCAGCgcaattagaaaaaaaaagagaaaaaataaaacataataagGATGAAAATTTTGTAcctgatgaaaataatactagtggaaataatataattagtggaaataatataattagtggaaataatataattggtgaaaataatataattagtggaaataatataattggtgaaaataatataattagcgaaaataatataattagcgaaaataatataattagcgaaaataatacaactagcgaaaataatataattagcaaaaataatattatgaacgaACTAGCCATTTCAATGGATAACGACAGTTCTCAACTACACAGCAATGTATTTTTTGAATCTTTCTGTGAGAATAAAAATCGTATAAACGTAGCTTTGAGTAGAGCAAAAAgtcaaataataattgttgcacataataattttatagaaaaaaacaaactgtggaattatataaaatccaagtgtaaaatatattactatgattaataaaaaggttattttaaaaaaaaaagaaaaaaaagaaaaaaaagaaaaaaaagaaaaaaaaaaaaaaaaaagtataaataatgaaacaaataaataaatacaaacatatatatatatatatatatatatatatataaatatttaaaaaaatttgattaaaaaaaaaaaataattttatgtttgcttgattcattttttttttttttttttatataggaACTACATATCTCTTGGCATCATGTTGTAATACATTATAGACGGTAAATGTTTTCTTTTTGGTAAAAGATAGATCTGAATTGGATATAATGGAATCGCTAGTATTATCTGAAGCATATGAAATAAAACTGTTACATGTATTATCActgatacatataaaatttggtaaaggatataaaaatagaaaagaaGAATAACGTTTTAATATTCGATTATCATGTGGAATTGGATATATATGACTTTGTCCAACTATAGttgatattaatatatcttgtagattatttttattatcatcagtTGCATTAATAGAAGAGCTCCATATTaaatcatttaaaatatcttGTCTAAAgaaaatcatttttttattaaaatgacGAATTCTACATGGATTTGTTgcaaatataatttttgttttacatGAAAAAAAGGACTGAATATTTTgttcaaatttttttatataatatggaaGAATAGGCATTTTAGGTATACTATTTTTACATGCACATGGATCGTTTTTCCCTGggataaatattaaataacaattttgtaatattaatttaaatttagAAATTAATAGAATTGATAATTTTTCAAAtcctttaatatataaatcattaaaatttttattataatcaaaTTTTAAACTTATAAAATCACCCATTAATATAAAACCAATGGGTAGTTCATTATCTGGATATGTATTTACATATAAGGAAAACATCTTTTCTAATATTTCAAAAGTATTTGGAttatctaaatatatatcatgcATAATAATccaattttgttttttatcattattacgtacaattatttcatattcaccaatttcttttttttcgtttTCATTTTCAAAGTCGTAGAAAATATCTTCTTCGTTTTTTTCGTCGTCATAATTTCtgtataacaaaaaaaaaaaaaaaaaaaaaaaaaaaaaaagaatcatTTGGTTGTATATAAAgtgttatatgtatataagtgttttttttttttttttttttttttttttttttaagcgataaaataaaatatatatatatatatatatatatatatatatttacatatgtaAACATGTACacattaacatatatatattatcatataaactTATACATAAGAACACATATATGTTAACATATACATTTGAATATGTATAACACttgtttttcattattacCTGGGAGGGTGCATAATTTCAGTAACATAGAATGTCTTATTTAACAATTTCATGCGTccttgtaataatataatatgaccAATACAATAAATtccattattaataatacacgattgattaataaataatttgacTTCATTTCTAATACCTTGTATAACTAACTCACCATCTCTATTTAGTCCTAATATACCAATAATGTGTTGATGCCCAGTATTAGTTAGTTTGATTGAATCTACAGATGTAATAATagttttatcttttatatgaATTTCATTAATAGCATCTGACCAGAATAGAACAGAAGGATGacctttaatttttttacttaataaatgatattttAATTCATAAAATTCTACATCTGTATGTgcattaatatattcattataattttgaattgaatcatttttttgttttttaaaaaatttcattttttttccatcataataaaaatgagagATATCTaaaaaagtattatatattttaataccatcattatatttttctttatataatttaatagactcttcatatattttttctttatattcaagaataatattttctaaatCTTTAActgttaaattataattttcttcatatgtttctttaaatttcttaactatataatacataatatcTGAATCAAATTTAGTTATATCAACTactttttcttcatctttaGCATCACCTTCAATAACTTTCTCTTCTTCAATATAACTATgttcataaataaaatttaagcATTCTAATcctacatttatattatgatcatataaataagagTATAAAGAAAGATGACTTATGGACCCATTAAAGGCCAAAAATACATCATCTATAATACTTTGCCCttcattctttatttttataatattctctTCAatgttatttaaatataaatttatattttttatatcatggTTTTTAGTTATATTGttgattatattttctttcaaAAATGTTTGCAtcctcaaaaaaaaaaaaaaaataaataataaaatacaaaaattaaaagaaaagcatatatatatatatatatatatatatatatatatatatatatatatatatgtacaattATATGTTAAGTATATAAGAATacgtatattttattataacaaatTTGATGTTCATAAATATCCATTTCGATAATATTAGATTAGATACacctttaaattttttattaatatttttaaaaaggtaGGAGAAGGACATCTAATTTAAtgaaacacaaaaaaaaaaaaaaaaaaaataatgtaaataatataagaatattaaaggaaatcataataataaatatattaaatatattgtttttttatatatattattttaagcACTTTTATTATGACCTTACAagcctttatatatatatatatattaataattatatgtgtaataatttttaaaaataaacattatatggtatatatatatatatattataatgctAAGTTTTCATtgtgattattatatactatatttttttttttttaaagagcaatttaatatatacataaaaaaaaaaaaaaaaaaaaaaagaaaaaaaaaaaagaaaaaaaaaaagaaaaaagtatattatatagacaaatatattaaataatatatatatatatatatttatttatgtattatgaGAAATGGGTAAAGAGTaacatttaattataaaaaaaaaaaaaaattgtcattccaaatattttataaaacttTATTTTCTCTCTCTTCCTATATGTTCAACTAAAATATAAGATACTTCCAATAATAGAAGAGACAAATATCCCACTAGAGATCAAAATAATGTGTGTTTTgtatttttgaaaaaaattttccTTCATTGAAtccttaaaaataaaatgtaaatatatatatatatatatatatatatatatgtatgtatatatatatttatttatctattTAATTACGTCATCTTTTTCTTCGTAAGGATCATCATTTGATGAAAGGTCAACTCCAAGTAATTCATTGTCGTTTAGTTCAAGAGCACATTCTGATTTACCAATccctaaaaaaataaaatatatacatatacttatatatatatatatatatatatatatatatttatttatttatttatttatttatgtgtaaAAAAATGTGGATATTTACAAATTAATATGGTTAAATATCTGTATGTACTACTTCTTAACCTAGTCtctcattttcattatcaaatattaaatatttatttaaaaaaaatggaatgcCTAATTTTAATTCCCCTGATGAATTTATTAGCACTCTATATACACCATcactataaataaaataaaataaatgtaaaaatatatagtatatatattatatatatattatgtgtataATTTACCTTtcatgtattatataatcttCTGGATGTATTATTACTGTTCCTTCCCTACAcacaaaataaagataaattaataaataaataaatatatatatgtatatatatatatatatatatcattactCAAATAACAATTCTATTTTTGGAAAatcctttatatttttgttcttcAGTTTGATGAGTCCCTTTTCAATTAAATTTGAACAATCATTAAATTGATCTGTGTCAGGACATTTGTCATgaacaaaattttttaattttattgtaATGTCAGCTGGAAAagacaaaaaataattatctgtaaaaaaaaaaaaaataaaatatacaacgtaaatatgtatatgtatatatatatatatatatatatatatatatatatatatatatttatttatttatttttccttaCAGGAATCGACTATTGCCTCTGCATTAATTACACTATTAACTTTATTTTGATCCATCGTTACTATGACGTTTTTGAGGAAAAGACTATAATAAGATTTATTCtttgaataataatgtatCCATAAAAGATCATATACATCAAAAGAATTTAATTGTTGTATGTATTCCttgtttgtatttttatctatagaatataattgtatttttGATAAAGCTGTTTCCTTTTTTGATAAGACATTTTGATCATATCCACCAAAAGTAATAAATCCTCCTCCTTGTTTAAAACATAAAgaaaagatattttttttggaaatagatttatatataaatgaatataaaattgtagaatatatatttttattttgattatgatatttttctttatcattaatataatttgcTAATCCTATAAATCcagaaaatatatcattaaaatgTAAAGGGTCACTTTCTGATATACatgcaaaatataaaaaagaagtttttattttcttatataaaaaaaaagaatctttaaaataaaaaccttttatttgttcattattAATTGTAGTATTAAAAGAGCAAATAGATAAATTTctatcatttaatttatcaaTCATATTTAGAAAATTCATATTGTTTACATAATCacaaaatttattttgaCAACTTctctttcttattttataatcatttattaattttaaataattttctaaAGGTAAACAAGGACTACTATGTTCTACATTGTCACACATAGTACTCTTACATTCAATATACTTTAAATCTTCTGAAACGgttatatcatatttaaagttttttaattcatcattatctttataattataagagCAATATAAACCAGTAATATTACTATTTGTAAGGATACCTAATTctaaatcttttttttttgaaccaATACTTAATATCATACTCCATCTAAAGTTTTTCTCATTAAGTTTAATggaataaaattttttattttcttttttttgaacaCTATAGAGGGAATTTACCCCCTGATTGTTATTATGTCTGATATTCATAAGATTGTAATTATGTTCTATTGTCTGTGGATTTcctttttctcttttttctttatcactCCTGTAGTGTTTATTCCTATTGGCTGTATTTTCCTTATGTGTGtcatcatttataatattcctttttatatcattttgaaCAAAGGAGAAATCATGCACAATATGTAATGAATTTGTTGATAATAttctattaataaaattttgtttGCATGTTAACATGTAGGTAAAATGGAAAaacaaataagaaaataaaaggaatgaTACAAATGCCAAGGATCGATAAGCATATGTCATCGTAAATATATTAGACGCACAAGCAACAGAATTTTggggtatatatatatgccaAAGAAATAacatgtttaaaaaaaaaaaaaaaaaaaaaaaaaaaatatataatattatctaatcatttgaaaataacaaatatttaatgagtaattttaatatatacattttatgtTGGTATAATTTcacaaaataatgaaaataaccccaaaaaaaaaatatagcataataaacaaataattttttctattttattattatttataagaacgtatacttatatattataaacctTTGAGATGTAGACGTTTAAGGAGCATTATAAGATCATACAAAATGAAGTATTacgtatatacatatatatatatatatatatatatatatatatatatatatatgtatatgttatttttcaTCTTTGTAAAGTGgaaatttataaaacatttgTATATCATAAAATAGCTATATGGGTCAATATCGTTTTATATggtatcattatttaaaatttttaaaaagtttattttattttatattatttttttggtatGTATAAATCTATAAATGCACACAaaggatgaaaaaaaaaaaaaaaaaaaaaaaaaaaaaaaatcaaatacataaacatatacatatatatatatatatatatatatttatatttatattcatttatttccttattattttataataatttaactGAATACATCACCGTCTATTGTTATCGTAATAATTTCTAACTTTATATTTACTATTTCCCCagttattatcattttgtgTTCTAGCTTTATTAAACTTTGcttttaaagaaatatttgcATTAATAACATCTTtgattattacttttttagAAAATTCATCAGGGTCTCCTCCTCTTTctacaatattatttaatattttaattttttttacagGAGATATTAAATTCATATAAGAACTTTTATGAAACACAATTTGATCATATTGAAAAGATAAGACATCATAAATAGTTAATGGttgatataaatttattttaatttttataattttttgtataatattttgtatttcatatgaatataaatatatcatatttgaTGTTAACATTGTTTGAATAGTTAGATAATtatttaagaaaatataataaaatctgaatttatattcattattatatttttcaattaaattatttaataatgttattttatttatatctacattttttttaattattatatcttcattctttattaatttttctttttgaatatataatatatcttttatatttttttcattaatattatcttctacatatttattttcatttaatatatttatatcttttaaaatgTCTTGAATATGTTCCCaagatttttttaataaataataattatcgtTATGATACATTTTGTTAATTGTTctatctttattataatttatatttttcttcttattattgttgttctTTTCatcgttttctttttttgtttcattatttttatttaataataaacataatagGTCACAAAGAAGCTCATGAAGAAAATCAACCCTTTTCTCATATTCATTTGAATAtgttttatcttttattatatcatatccTCTATGTATACAAAAGTTTTCAAAtgtagaattaaaaaaagaggaACTCGTATTTCCATTCGTTATATcttcatattcattattatttatttcaattGTTATAGAATCATCATCcaattcttttatatcatcacttactctttttattacatcaaaataataatagtcttgtaaatataacaatacatcatatttatatatgtccTTTCTCTTTCTTGAAAAAATGCAGCAATAAATTGTCGTTAGTAATTCATGGATAACATTTATGGAAGTAATCATATTGAtctcacaaaaaaaaaaaaaaaataaatagaaatatataatatatataatatatattatattgttgtTATATCAGATTACataattttgttattatattatttattattattatttttttttttatactttcaaaatgtacatatataatatatatatatatatatatatatatatatatatatatatatatttttgagatattctttttatattctaattcattatccatatataatttatttaatgacaaaaaaaaaaaaaatagaataaaataaataccagtaaaatatattgctgtttatatataaatttataaaaagtttatttatttatatataatggagAGGGGGTAATAAAAATACTTCGAAAAACACCGTAatttaacataatatattatattatattatatataatatatatttttattttattttatatcattaatatatcctcttattattattttttttttaatgttattTCAGTTtatacttttaaaaaaaattattatttataccaaaaaataaaaaaaataaaataaaaatatacatatatatatatatatatatatttatttataatatatccaaataaagtatatataaatacatttatatataattatagaaaaaaacagatcataataaataattaaactTTGAATTATCTTCCTTTGATTTCAATACCAATGAAGGCAAGAAATTGTTTCCATAAAgtttaaaatttaaatatatattcatattagcTAATAGGATACCTAATCCATAGGAAGAATTATCatgatattctttttttttttttttttttttaccttttaaataataaccCTTAAGGATATTCATATTgacattcatattatttagatGTTTATGATATTGTTgggtattattattttcattgttgtttatattataattttgtaatttgtcaaatatgttataattaaaaaaaagatatagtTTCATATGAAGGAGATTTAAGAAAtagttattaaatattactGGAAagattaatttataatttaaagataaattcattttattaaaatattctttataagcatcattcatatttatattattgacTGTATATGTACAGGAGCTACTATTTGAGAAATTCCCATTTGAAGCAgtaacatttattttttgtatattttctttaaatttttttgaattgtcttgttcattttttatgttacattttaatatattctttaaataagttaatatattgtttccctttttataatcattatcatctttaaaattaaataatatattattaaaattccataaattttttttaaaagaaaacattatatttaataaaagagaCATATGATTTATTgataatttgaaaaaatataaaggtaTATAAACAGA is a window encoding:
- a CDS encoding DNA polymerase epsilon subunit b, putative is translated as MQTFLKENIINNITKNHDIKNINLYLNNIEENIIKIKNEGQSIIDDVFLAFNGSISHLSLYSYLYDHNINVGLECLNFIYEHSYIEEEKVIEGDAKDEEKVVDITKFDSDIMYYIVKKFKETYEENYNLTVKDLENIILEYKEKIYEESIKLYKEKYNDGIKIYNTFLDISHFYYDGKKMKFFKKQKNDSIQNYNEYINAHTDVEFYELKYHLLSKKIKGHPSVLFWSDAINEIHIKDKTIITSVDSIKLTNTGHQHIIGILGLNRDGELVIQGIRNEVKLFINQSCIINNGIYCIGHIILLQGRMKLLNKTFYVTEIMHPPRNYDDEKNEEDIFYDFENENEKKEIGEYEIIVRNNDKKQNWIIMHDIYLDNPNTFEILEKMFSLYVNTYPDNELPIGFILMGDFISLKFDYNKNFNDLYIKGFEKLSILLISKFKLILQNCYLIFIPGKNDPCACKNSIPKMPILPYYIKKFEQNIQSFFSCKTKIIFATNPCRIRHFNKKMIFFRQDILNDLIWSSSINATDDNKNNLQDILISTIVGQSHIYPIPHDNRILKRYSSFLFLYPLPNFICISDNTCNSFISYASDNTSDSIISNSDLSFTKKKTFTVYNVLQHDAKRYVVPI
- a CDS encoding aspartyl protease, putative, which encodes MLFLWHIYIPQNSVACASNIFTMTYAYRSLAFVSFLLFSYLFFHFTYMLTCKQNFINRILSTNSLHIVHDFSFVQNDIKRNIINDDTHKENTANRNKHYRSDKEKREKGNPQTIEHNYNLMNIRHNNNQGVNSLYSVQKKENKKFYSIKLNEKNFRWSMILSIGSKKKDLELGILTNSNITGLYCSYNYKDNDELKNFKYDITVSEDLKYIECKSTMCDNVEHSSPCLPLENYLKLINDYKIRKRSCQNKFCDYVNNMNFLNMIDKLNDRNLSICSFNTTINNEQIKGFYFKDSFFLYKKIKTSFLYFACISESDPLHFNDIFSGFIGLANYINDKEKYHNQNKNIYSTILYSFIYKSISKKNIFSLCFKQGGGFITFGGYDQNVLSKKETALSKIQLYSIDKNTNKEYIQQLNSFDVYDLLWIHYYSKNKSYYSLFLKNVIVTMDQNKVNSVINAEAIVDSYNYFLSFPADITIKLKNFVHDKCPDTDQFNDCSNLIEKGLIKLKNKNIKDFPKIELLFEEGTVIIHPEDYIIHESDGVYRVLINSSGELKLGIPFFLNKYLIFDNENERLGIGKSECALELNDNELLGVDLSSNDDPYEEKDDDSMKENFFQKYKTHIILISSGIFVSSIIGSILYFS